One segment of Rattus norvegicus strain BN/NHsdMcwi chromosome 16, GRCr8, whole genome shotgun sequence DNA contains the following:
- the Tlr3 gene encoding toll-like receptor 3 precursor, with protein sequence MKGRSSYLIYSFGGLLSLWILVVSSTNQCTVRYNVADCSHLKLTHIPDDLPSNITVLNLTHNQLRGLPPANFTRYSQLALLDAGFNSISKLEPELCQILPLLKVLNLQHNELSQISDQTFAFCTNLTELHLMSNSIRKIKSNPFKNQKSLIKLDLSRNGLSSTKLGTGVQLENLQELLLAKNKIFALRSEELDFLGNSSLQKLDLSSNPLKEFSPGCFHAIGKLFVLLLNNAQLNLNLTEKLCWELSNTSIQNLSLANNQLLATSNSTFSGLKQTNLTSLDLSYNSLRYVGNDAFSWLPHLKYLSLEYNNIQSLTPHSFRGLSNLRYLSLKRAFTKQSVALASHPNIDDFSFQWLKCLEHLNMDDNTIPGIKSNTFTGLVSLKYLSLSKTFTGLQTLTNETFVSLTHSPLLTLNLTKNHISKIASGTFSWLGQLRILDLGLNEIEQELTGQEWRGLGNIFEIYLSYNKYLQLTSKSFTLVPSLQRLMLRRVALKSVDISPSPFRPLYNLTILDLSNNNIANLNEDLLEGLENLEILDFQHNNLARLWKHANPGGPVNFLKGLSHLHILNLESNGLDEIPVKVFKNLFELKSINLGLNNLNTLLPSIFDDQTSLRSLNLQKNLITSVEKSVFGPAFHNLNSLDMSFNPFDCTCESIAWFVTWLNQTHTNIPELSTHYLCNTPQRYHGLPVKLFDTSSCKDSAPFQLLFIINTSTLLTFILAVLLIHFEGWRISFYWNVSVHRILGFKEIDAQGEQFEYTAYIIHAQKDRDWVWEHFSPMEEQDQSLKFCLEERDFEAGVLGLEAIVNSIKRSRKIIFVITHHLLKDPLCRRFKVHHAVQQAIEQNLDSIILIFLQNIPDYKLNHALCLRRGMFKSHCILNWPIQKERINAFHHKLQVALGSRNSAH encoded by the exons ATGAAAGGGCGTTCATCTTATCTAATATACTCCTTTGGGGGACTTTTGTCCCTATGGATTCTTGTGGTGTCTTCCACAAACCAATGCACTGTGAGATACAACGTAGCTGACTGCAGCCATTTGAAGCTGACACACATACCTGATGACCTTCCCTCTAATATAACAGTGTTGAATCTTACTCACAATCAACTCAGAGGATTACCACCTGCCAATTTTACGAGATACAGCCAACTTGCTCTCTTGGATGCAGGATTCAACTCCATTTCAAAACTGGAGCCAGAACTGTGCCAAATTCTCCCTTTGTTGAAGGTATTGAACCTGCAACACAATGAGCTGTCTCAGATTTCTGATCAAACCTTTGCCTTCTGCACGAACCTGACAGAGCTCCATCTAATGTCCAACTCAATACGCAAAATTAAAAGCAACCCTTTCAAAAACCAGAAG AGTCTAATCAAACTAGATTTGTCTCGTAATGGCTTATCATCTACAAAGTTGGGAACTGGAGTCCAACTGGAGAACCTCCAAGAGCTGCTCttagctaaaaataaaatttttgcacTACGAAGTGAAGAACTTGATTTTCTTGGCAATTCTTCCTTACAAAAATTGGACTTGTCATCAAATCCACTTAAAGAG TTTTCTCCAGGGTGTTTCCATGCGATTGGCAAGTTATTCGTCCTCCTCTTGAACAATGCCCAACTGAACCTCAACCTCACAGAGAAGCTTTGTTGGGAACTTTCAAACACAAGCATCCAGAATCTCTCTCTGGCTAACAACCAGCTGTTAGCAACCAGCAACAGCACTTTCTCCGGGCTGAAGCAGACCAACCTCACCTCGCTTGATCTTTCCTACAACAGCCTCCGATACGTCGGTAACGATGCCTTCTCTTGGCTCCCGCACCTGAAGTATCTGTCCCTCGAGTACAATAATATACAGAGTTTGACCCCTCACTCTTTTCGTGGACTTTCCAACCTGAGGTACCTGAGTTTGAAGCGAGCATTTACTAAGCAAAGTGTTGCACTTGCTTCTCACCCCAACATTGACGATTTTTCCTTTCAGTGGCTAAAATGTTTGGAACATCTCAACATGGACGATAATACTATACCGGGTATAAAAAGCAATACTTTCACAGGATTGGTGAGTCTGAAGTACCTAAGTCTTTCCAAAACTTTCACGGGTTTGCAAACGTTAACAAACGAAACGTTTGTGTCTCTTACTCATTCTCCTTTGCTCACTCTCAATTTAACGAAGAATCACATCTCGAAGATAGCAAGTGGTACTTTCTCTTGGTTGGGTCAACTCAGGATACTTGATCTTGGCCTTAATGAAATTGAGCAAGAACTCACCGGCCAGGAATGGAGAGGTCTGGGAAATATATTTGAGATCTACCTGTCCTATAATAAATACCTCCAACTGACTAGCAAGTCCTTCACTTTGGTTCCCAGCCTTCAACGACTGATGCTCAGGAGGGTGGCCCTTAAAAGTGTGGATATCTCCCCTTCGCCTTTCCGTCCCCTTTATAACCTGACTATTCTGGACTTAAGCAACAACAACATTGCCAACCTGAACGAGGACTTGTTGGAGGGTCTTGAGAATCTAGAAATTCTGGATTTTCAGCACAACAACTTAGCAAGACTCTGGAAACACGCAAACCCAGGTGGTCCCGTTAATTTCCTGAAGGGTCTGTCTCACCTCCACATCTTGAACTTAGAATCCAATGGCTTAGATGAAATCCCGGTCAAGGTGTTCAAGAACTTATTCGAACTCAAGAGCATCAATCTAGGACTGAATAATTTAAACACGCTTCTACCATCCATTTTTGATGACCAGACATCTCTAAGGTCACTGAACCTTCAGAAGAACCTCATCACATCAGTTGAGAAGAGTGTTTTCGGGCCAGCTTTTCACAACCTGAACAGCTTAGATATGAGCTTCAATCCGTTCGACTGTACATGTGAAAGCATTGCCTGGTTTGTTACCTGGCTTAACCAGACCCACACTAATATCCCTGAACTATCCACTCATTACCTCTGCAATACCCCCCAGCGTTACCACGGCCTCCCAGTGAAGCTTTTTGACACATCATCCTGTAAAGACAGTGCCCCCTTCCAACTCCTATTCATAATTAACACCAGTACGCTCCTGACTTTTATACTTGCGGTACTGCTCATTCACTTCGAGGGTTGGAGGATATCTTTTTACTGGAATGTTTCAGTGCATCGAATTCTTGGTTTCAAGGAAATAGATGCACAGGGTGAGCAGTTCGAATACACGGCATACATAATTCATGCCCAGAAAGACAGAGACTGGGTCTGGGAGCATTTCTCCCCAATGGAAGAACAAGACCAATCTCTCAAATTTTGCCTAGAAGAAAGGGACTTCGAAGCAGGGGTCCTTGGACTTGAAGCAATTGTTAACAGCAtcaaaagaagcagaaaaatcaTCTTTGTTATAACGCATCACCTACTGAAAGACCCGCTGTGCAGAAG aTTCAAGGTGCATCACGCGGTTCAGCAAGCTATCGAGCAAAATCTGGATTCAATTATACTGATTTTTCTCCAGAATATTCCAGATTACAAACTAAACCATGCACTCTGCTTGCGAAGAGGAATGTTTAAATCTCATTGCATCTTGAACTGGCCAATTCAAAAAGAACGGATAAACGCCTTTCATCATAAACTGCAAGTAGCACTTGGGTCTCGGAATTCAGCACATTAA